One region of Qipengyuania gaetbuli genomic DNA includes:
- a CDS encoding sodium:solute symporter family protein has product MDTQTLIYLFVGASFALYIGIALWSRAGSTKEFYVAGGGVNPVVNGMATAADWMSAASFISMAGLIAFLGYDGSVYLMGWTGGYVMLALLLAPYLRKFGQFTVPDFIGTRYYSKTARVVAVICLIFISFTYIAGQMRGVGIVFSRFLDVDITMGVIIGMGIVFVYAVLGGMKGITYTQVAQYCVLIFAYMVPAFFLSFMITGNPIPQFGLGSQVNDGSGLYVLQKLNLVLTDLGFGEYTDGSKSMIDVFCITLALMVGTAGLPHVIVRFFTVPKASDARKSAGWALIFIALLYTTAPAVGAFARLNFIDTVNETSYSEAPRWFKNWERNDLIAFQDKNGDGVMQYRSGAAFEGAPAYGEGTGPSGERVVTNAPVTDSQNEVYVDNDIMVLANPEIGNLPGWVIALVAAGGLAAALSTAAGLLLVISSSVSHDLLKSTFKPDISEKGELLAARLAATAAIVVAGYLGIYPPGWVAQVVAFAFGLAAASLFPAIFMGIFSKRMNKEGAIAGMVTGLAFTFGYIFYFKLANPAANVADNWLFGISPEGIGVVGMVLNFVVAIAVSKMTASPPVEIRKLVDSIRVPRGAGDAHAH; this is encoded by the coding sequence ATGGACACGCAAACTCTGATCTACCTCTTCGTCGGCGCCAGCTTCGCACTCTACATCGGCATCGCCCTGTGGAGCAGGGCAGGTTCGACGAAGGAATTCTACGTCGCCGGCGGCGGGGTGAACCCGGTCGTCAACGGCATGGCCACGGCTGCCGACTGGATGAGCGCGGCCAGCTTCATCTCGATGGCGGGCCTGATCGCCTTCCTCGGTTATGACGGCTCGGTCTACCTGATGGGCTGGACCGGCGGCTACGTCATGCTGGCGCTCCTGCTGGCGCCTTACCTGCGCAAGTTCGGCCAGTTCACCGTGCCCGATTTCATCGGCACGCGGTACTATTCCAAGACCGCGCGCGTAGTCGCGGTGATCTGCCTGATCTTCATCAGCTTCACCTATATCGCCGGTCAGATGCGCGGCGTGGGGATCGTGTTCTCGCGCTTCCTCGACGTCGACATCACCATGGGCGTGATCATCGGCATGGGCATCGTCTTCGTCTACGCCGTGCTCGGCGGGATGAAGGGCATCACCTACACGCAGGTCGCGCAATATTGCGTGCTGATCTTCGCCTACATGGTGCCGGCCTTCTTCCTGAGCTTCATGATCACGGGCAACCCGATCCCGCAGTTCGGCCTGGGCAGTCAGGTCAACGACGGGTCGGGGCTGTACGTGCTGCAGAAACTCAACCTGGTGCTCACCGACCTGGGGTTCGGGGAATATACCGACGGGTCCAAGAGCATGATCGACGTGTTCTGCATCACGCTGGCCCTGATGGTCGGGACCGCGGGCCTGCCGCACGTGATCGTGCGCTTCTTCACCGTTCCCAAGGCATCCGATGCCCGCAAGTCGGCCGGCTGGGCGCTGATCTTCATTGCCCTGCTCTACACGACCGCACCGGCCGTGGGCGCCTTTGCCCGCCTCAACTTCATCGATACGGTGAACGAGACGAGCTATTCGGAAGCACCGCGCTGGTTCAAGAACTGGGAGCGCAACGATCTCATCGCCTTCCAGGACAAGAACGGCGACGGCGTGATGCAGTACCGTAGCGGCGCAGCCTTCGAGGGCGCACCCGCCTATGGCGAGGGTACCGGTCCTTCGGGCGAACGCGTGGTCACCAATGCGCCGGTTACAGACAGCCAGAACGAGGTCTATGTCGACAACGACATCATGGTCCTCGCCAACCCGGAAATCGGCAATCTGCCGGGCTGGGTGATCGCGCTGGTCGCCGCCGGCGGGCTTGCCGCGGCATTGTCGACCGCAGCCGGCCTGCTGCTGGTGATCTCCAGCTCGGTCAGCCACGATTTGCTCAAGTCGACCTTCAAGCCCGACATATCGGAGAAGGGCGAATTGCTGGCGGCGCGCCTTGCGGCAACGGCAGCGATCGTGGTGGCAGGCTATCTCGGCATCTACCCGCCGGGCTGGGTGGCACAGGTGGTGGCATTCGCCTTCGGCCTTGCCGCAGCCAGCCTGTTCCCCGCCATCTTCATGGGCATCTTCTCGAAGCGCATGAACAAGGAAGGGGCGATTGCGGGCATGGTGACGGGCCTGGCCTTCACCTTCGGCTACATCTTCTACTTCAAGCTGGCGAACCCGGCAGCGAACGTGGCGGACAACTGGCTCTTCGGCATCTCGCCCGAAGGGATCGGCGTGGTCGGAATGGTGCTGAACTTCGTCGTCGCCATCGCGGTGTCGAAGATGACCGCCAGCCCGCCGGTCGAAATCCGCAAGCTGGTGGATTCGATCCGCGTGCCCCGCGGCGCGGGCGATGCCCACGCACACTGA
- a CDS encoding hybrid sensor histidine kinase/response regulator, which translates to MLFGTAIVTATLYLALLFWLASRQDRLAETGRTVSARRRDWIYGLSLAVYCTSWTFFGGVGSAASSGWHYLPIYLGPVLVFSLGYPLVRRILAQAKAQHSTSIADFLSARYGKSALVAALVTIFATVGSLPYMALQLQSVGTSLLALDPELEASVSPDELVLLVAGSMALFAILFGSRRADRAGDNAGLVLTIAVESAVKLFALLALAAFAMVLLAGQPGGAGAAVSPFSAQQFDARFAVLTLIAACAALCLPRQFHMTFVEAQTDRASAAMRWVFPAYLAVTSLVIVPIVLAGLSALPAKTPGDMIVMALPLSSGSELLALLVFIGGFAASTGMIVVASVALSTMITNDLVLPVVFRRELRGGGDRTRLALRLLMVRRLVIGGLLFFAYLFYLGFGAAAELAGLGTLAFAAMAQFAPGLVLGMMTRHGNKTGMTSGLLAGFACWAVLLILPAATNQPPVFAIHPDTLVSGVLLSLGFNVAAYWAGSAFGRETLVDAAQAAAFVGTAPPGARPGFVTAKRVADIRLLLAQFIGQRRAAEALGAGYRDSDPADEQALAMAERLIAGVVGTSSARMLTASWAQGDAVPLEQVVAMFDETSRRLTFSGDLLQLAIENIDQGVALVDSDMNLVAWNSRYQEMFALPDELASVGTPIADLIRFNLRQGGVPHAEIEEQVARRLEHMRAGRTHRMEREQHDGRIMRIVGNPAPGGGYVTSYSDVTADRRAEQALEQKVAERTQQLSEANNALEAATRSKTRFLAAASHDLIQPLNAARLFASALGEEVRGRDQLERLVRDLDGSITSADRLIRTLLDISKLDGGGIEPRPEPVALDEIFDEMMREFSVQAESKGLALKRVPTSVWIDTDRALLGSVVRNLLSNAIRYTDKGGVLLGVRRAGGDVDLCVYDTGAGIADEDIERMFGEFQRGRTQDREGLGLGLAIVRRITALLGVEVQTRSVVGRGSRFAVRLPVLRWGARVQAERRRAASSLAGARILVVDNDPAALSATAALLGKWGLAVTCAHGLSQALEVAGTPPDVAIMDFRLDEDERGDGVYEALCAAWGKRPPAILLTAEAGEETERAAARMGAQRLLKPSSPAALRALISDCVARGTGGDQPAAGSASA; encoded by the coding sequence ATGCTGTTCGGCACGGCGATCGTTACGGCGACGCTATACCTGGCACTGCTGTTCTGGCTGGCATCGCGGCAGGACCGGCTGGCCGAGACCGGCCGCACGGTGTCCGCCCGCCGGCGCGACTGGATCTACGGCCTCAGCCTGGCGGTCTATTGCACCAGCTGGACCTTCTTCGGCGGGGTCGGTTCGGCCGCAAGTTCCGGCTGGCATTACCTGCCGATTTACCTCGGCCCGGTGCTGGTCTTCTCGCTCGGCTATCCGCTTGTGCGGCGCATCCTCGCGCAGGCCAAGGCCCAGCATTCCACCTCGATCGCCGACTTCCTGTCGGCACGCTACGGCAAGAGCGCACTGGTCGCCGCGCTGGTGACGATCTTCGCGACAGTCGGCTCGCTCCCCTACATGGCGCTGCAGCTGCAATCGGTCGGCACGTCGCTGCTGGCGCTCGATCCCGAGCTGGAGGCGAGCGTCTCGCCCGACGAGCTGGTCCTGCTGGTCGCAGGCAGCATGGCGCTGTTCGCGATCCTGTTCGGTTCGCGCAGGGCCGACCGCGCCGGCGACAATGCCGGGCTGGTCCTCACCATCGCGGTGGAATCGGCAGTGAAGCTGTTCGCGCTGCTGGCGCTGGCGGCATTCGCGATGGTGCTGCTTGCGGGGCAGCCTGGCGGTGCGGGAGCAGCGGTCTCGCCCTTCTCCGCGCAGCAGTTCGATGCGCGCTTTGCCGTACTCACCCTGATTGCGGCCTGTGCCGCGCTGTGCCTGCCGCGCCAGTTCCACATGACCTTCGTCGAAGCCCAGACCGACCGCGCCAGCGCGGCGATGCGCTGGGTCTTCCCGGCCTATCTGGCGGTCACCTCGCTGGTCATCGTGCCGATCGTGCTGGCAGGCTTGTCCGCGCTTCCGGCGAAGACGCCGGGCGACATGATCGTGATGGCCCTGCCGCTTTCCTCGGGCAGCGAGTTGCTGGCCCTGCTCGTCTTTATCGGCGGGTTCGCGGCATCGACCGGCATGATCGTGGTCGCCAGCGTGGCGCTTTCGACGATGATCACCAACGACCTCGTACTGCCAGTGGTGTTCCGGCGCGAATTGCGTGGCGGGGGCGATCGCACCCGGCTCGCGCTGCGCCTGCTGATGGTGCGCCGCCTCGTCATCGGCGGCCTGCTGTTCTTCGCCTATCTGTTCTATCTCGGCTTCGGCGCGGCGGCAGAACTGGCCGGTCTCGGCACGCTGGCCTTTGCCGCCATGGCGCAGTTCGCGCCCGGCCTCGTGCTCGGCATGATGACGCGCCACGGCAACAAGACCGGCATGACCAGCGGCCTGCTGGCCGGGTTCGCCTGCTGGGCGGTGCTGCTGATCCTGCCCGCGGCGACGAACCAGCCACCGGTCTTCGCCATCCATCCCGATACGCTGGTGTCGGGCGTGCTGCTGAGCCTCGGTTTCAATGTCGCGGCCTACTGGGCTGGCTCTGCCTTCGGGCGCGAGACGCTGGTCGATGCCGCGCAGGCGGCGGCTTTCGTCGGTACCGCACCGCCCGGCGCACGGCCCGGGTTCGTCACTGCCAAGCGCGTTGCCGACATCCGCCTCCTGCTGGCCCAGTTCATCGGCCAGCGGCGCGCGGCAGAGGCGCTGGGCGCAGGCTACCGCGACAGCGATCCGGCCGACGAGCAGGCGCTTGCCATGGCGGAACGGCTGATCGCGGGCGTGGTCGGCACATCGTCCGCGCGGATGCTCACCGCCAGCTGGGCGCAGGGCGATGCCGTCCCGCTCGAACAGGTCGTGGCCATGTTCGACGAGACCAGCCGCCGCCTGACCTTCAGCGGCGACCTGCTGCAACTGGCCATCGAGAACATCGACCAGGGCGTGGCGCTGGTGGACAGCGACATGAACCTCGTGGCGTGGAACAGCCGCTACCAGGAAATGTTCGCGCTGCCCGACGAGCTTGCCAGCGTGGGCACGCCGATCGCCGATCTCATCCGTTTCAACCTGCGCCAGGGCGGCGTGCCGCATGCCGAGATCGAGGAACAGGTCGCCCGCCGGCTCGAACACATGCGCGCCGGGCGTACCCACCGCATGGAGCGCGAGCAGCACGACGGGCGGATCATGCGCATCGTCGGCAACCCCGCGCCGGGCGGCGGCTACGTCACCAGCTACAGCGACGTGACCGCGGACCGGCGGGCGGAACAGGCGCTCGAACAGAAGGTCGCAGAACGCACGCAGCAGCTGAGCGAGGCGAACAACGCGCTCGAAGCGGCTACCCGGTCGAAGACGCGGTTCCTTGCCGCTGCCAGCCACGATCTGATCCAGCCGCTCAATGCGGCGCGCCTGTTTGCCTCCGCGCTGGGCGAGGAAGTGCGCGGGCGCGACCAGCTCGAACGGCTGGTGCGCGATCTCGACGGGTCGATTACCTCGGCCGACCGGCTGATCCGCACGCTGCTCGATATCTCCAAGCTCGATGGCGGCGGTATCGAACCGCGCCCCGAACCGGTCGCGCTCGACGAGATATTCGACGAGATGATGCGCGAGTTTTCGGTGCAGGCGGAAAGCAAGGGGCTGGCGCTGAAACGCGTGCCCACCAGCGTGTGGATCGACACCGACCGCGCCCTGCTCGGCAGCGTGGTGCGCAACCTCCTCAGCAATGCCATCCGCTATACCGACAAGGGCGGCGTGCTGCTCGGCGTGCGGCGTGCGGGAGGCGACGTGGACCTGTGCGTCTACGACACCGGCGCAGGTATCGCGGACGAGGATATCGAGCGGATGTTCGGCGAATTCCAGCGCGGCAGGACGCAGGACCGCGAAGGCCTCGGCCTCGGCCTTGCCATCGTCAGGCGCATCACCGCCCTGCTCGGAGTGGAGGTGCAGACGCGCTCAGTCGTCGGGCGCGGCAGCCGGTTCGCGGTGCGCCTGCCGGTGCTGCGCTGGGGCGCGCGGGTGCAGGCGGAGCGGAGGCGTGCGGCATCCTCGCTGGCGGGCGCGCGGATACTGGTGGTCGACAATGATCCCGCCGCGCTCAGCGCCACGGCGGCGTTGCTGGGCAAATGGGGCCTCGCCGTGACCTGTGCGCATGGCCTGTCGCAGGCGTTGGAGGTGGCCGGAACGCCGCCCGACGTCGCCATAATGGACTTCCGCCTCGACGAGGACGAGCGCGGCGACGGTGTCTACGAGGCGCTGTGCGCAGCCTGGGGCAAGCGGCCACCGGCCATCCTGCTGACCGCGGAGGCGGGCGAGGAAACCGAGCGGGCGGCAGCGCGCATGGGTGCCCAGCGACTGCTCAAGCCGTCGTCTCCCGCAGCCCTGCGCGCACTGATTTCGGATTGCGTGGCGCGGGGAACCGGCGGCGATCAGCCGGCCGCGGGGTCCGCCTCCGCCTGA
- a CDS encoding DUF294 nucleotidyltransferase-like domain-containing protein encodes MASELSEIRSFLGDVSPFDRLDADCIAAIARRVTVRYFRAGDTILEAGSHNDQLFIVRSGSVELRLAGEELTMRLGKGGSFAFPSLLRGGEVRNTTTALEDTLVYCLPGEEFHRLRSECDAVRDYFNESETERIRSAVRDLRLKRPSTLQHATIDQLLVHKQPVSCEPGLSIADAATLMSERDVSTLAICEGGRLVGIFTDKDLRKRVVAARTDFDRPIREVMTAAPRTLPRHATAAEAMALMAAGGFRHIPVLGSAGELVAILSATDILAYLGDSAIDTGMLVAKAAGPQALVAAARQIPEGFARMDAGGFHAEHTMRFTSALGEAVHRRAAELAEAELGPPPVPYALLVFGSLARGEQLVGSDQDNGIVMDDRVDESGREYFAALGARISDLLDECGFVYCKGGIMAKNAEQRLTRSEWSERYGRWIANPDEDRILRATIYFDMRAVHGDAVMAQALHEDVVDKARGSGLFLSFLARDAQRSKVPLGFFRNLVLEKSEDGQKVFDAKAQAILPVIDIARTFALAEGLAAVGTIERLEVLAAAGRMARGDAESLKDAFLLVSELRIAHQAAQVRAGTAPDNAIAPAALSPLERDYLKDAFSVISGGLDSLKRNLAGGIA; translated from the coding sequence ATGGCCAGCGAGCTGAGCGAGATCCGGTCCTTCCTGGGCGATGTGTCGCCCTTCGACAGGCTGGACGCGGACTGCATCGCCGCGATCGCGCGGCGGGTGACGGTGCGCTATTTCCGGGCCGGGGACACGATCCTCGAGGCGGGTTCGCACAACGACCAGCTGTTTATCGTTCGCTCCGGCTCGGTCGAATTGCGCCTCGCGGGCGAGGAACTGACCATGCGGCTGGGGAAGGGCGGCAGCTTCGCCTTCCCGTCGCTCCTGCGCGGCGGCGAGGTGCGCAACACGACTACGGCGCTGGAAGACACGCTGGTCTATTGCCTGCCGGGCGAGGAATTCCACCGGCTGCGCAGCGAATGCGATGCCGTGCGCGACTATTTCAACGAGAGCGAGACCGAACGCATCCGCAGCGCCGTGCGCGACTTGCGCCTGAAACGACCGAGCACGCTCCAGCACGCGACCATCGATCAGCTGCTGGTGCACAAGCAGCCAGTGTCCTGCGAGCCCGGCCTCAGCATTGCCGATGCCGCCACGCTGATGAGCGAGCGCGACGTGAGCACGCTGGCGATCTGCGAGGGCGGGCGGCTGGTGGGCATCTTTACCGACAAGGATTTGCGCAAGCGCGTGGTCGCCGCGCGGACCGATTTCGACAGGCCGATCCGCGAGGTCATGACCGCTGCGCCGCGCACCCTGCCGCGCCACGCCACTGCGGCAGAGGCGATGGCGCTGATGGCGGCTGGCGGCTTTCGCCACATCCCCGTGCTGGGTTCTGCAGGGGAACTGGTCGCTATCCTCAGTGCGACGGACATCCTCGCCTATCTCGGCGACAGCGCCATCGATACCGGCATGCTGGTAGCGAAGGCCGCCGGTCCGCAGGCGCTGGTCGCAGCGGCGCGCCAGATACCCGAAGGCTTTGCGCGAATGGATGCGGGCGGCTTCCATGCCGAACACACGATGCGGTTCACCTCGGCGCTGGGCGAGGCGGTCCACCGGCGTGCGGCCGAGCTGGCCGAAGCGGAACTGGGGCCGCCGCCGGTTCCCTATGCGCTGCTGGTCTTCGGCTCGCTTGCGCGGGGGGAGCAGCTGGTCGGTTCGGACCAGGACAACGGCATCGTCATGGACGACCGCGTGGACGAAAGCGGGCGCGAATATTTCGCAGCGCTGGGTGCGCGCATATCCGACCTGCTCGACGAATGCGGCTTCGTCTATTGCAAGGGCGGCATCATGGCGAAGAATGCCGAACAGCGCCTGACGCGCAGCGAATGGAGCGAGCGTTACGGCCGCTGGATCGCCAATCCGGACGAGGACCGCATCCTTCGCGCAACGATCTATTTCGACATGCGCGCAGTCCACGGCGATGCGGTGATGGCACAGGCCCTGCACGAAGACGTGGTCGACAAGGCACGCGGTTCGGGCCTGTTCCTCAGCTTCCTTGCCCGCGATGCGCAGCGCAGCAAGGTGCCGCTGGGCTTCTTCCGCAACCTCGTGCTGGAAAAGTCGGAGGACGGGCAGAAGGTCTTCGATGCCAAGGCGCAGGCCATCCTGCCGGTGATCGACATCGCCCGCACTTTCGCGCTGGCGGAGGGGCTGGCCGCGGTCGGCACGATCGAGCGGCTGGAGGTGCTGGCTGCCGCCGGACGCATGGCGCGCGGCGATGCCGAAAGCCTGAAGGACGCCTTCCTGCTGGTGAGCGAGTTGCGCATCGCACACCAGGCCGCGCAAGTCCGCGCGGGCACCGCGCCCGACAACGCGATTGCCCCTGCGGCCCTGTCCCCGCTCGAGCGGGATTACCTGAAGGATGCGTTCTCGGTCATCAGCGGCGGGCTGGATTCGCTGAAACGCAACCTGGCAGGCGGGATTGCGTGA
- a CDS encoding DUF4212 domain-containing protein: MSDDTDTHQTSEAEGAYWRDNVRLLITLMAIWFACSFGAGILFREFLDQFMIGGYPLGFWFAQQGSIYIFIALIFYYVVKMRKLERKYDLDD, encoded by the coding sequence ATGTCAGACGATACCGATACCCACCAGACCAGCGAGGCAGAGGGCGCCTACTGGCGTGACAATGTCCGCCTGCTGATCACACTCATGGCGATCTGGTTCGCCTGTTCCTTCGGGGCGGGCATCCTGTTCCGCGAGTTCCTCGACCAGTTCATGATCGGCGGATACCCGCTCGGCTTCTGGTTCGCCCAGCAGGGCTCGATCTACATCTTCATCGCGCTGATCTTCTACTACGTCGTCAAGATGCGGAAGCTCGAGCGCAAGTACGATCTCGACGACTGA
- a CDS encoding exonuclease domain-containing protein, which yields MRERIADWRFRRRLAALGKSGQELLCAYAGARWPAPDLPLREAALLALDFELDGLARDAHVLQAGWLAFDTGGIALDGAMSLDIRSARRLDDGAVTVHGIGEERAREGQPLRQVLGPLVSALSGRVLVAHGAAIEVEVIERTTRACFGEALPVRAICTLELERRLHPNLVGSDAYRLAAVRARYNLPAYDQHDALSDALAAAELLLAQARRLPADVRLGSVLRG from the coding sequence TTGCGTGAGCGCATAGCCGACTGGCGCTTCCGGCGCCGTCTCGCAGCGCTCGGGAAGAGCGGGCAGGAGCTGCTCTGCGCCTATGCCGGTGCCCGATGGCCCGCCCCCGACCTGCCGCTGCGCGAAGCGGCGCTGCTGGCGCTCGATTTCGAGCTCGACGGACTCGCGCGCGATGCGCACGTCCTCCAGGCGGGATGGCTTGCCTTCGATACCGGCGGCATCGCGCTGGACGGGGCGATGTCGCTCGACATCCGCAGCGCGCGGCGTCTCGATGACGGCGCAGTCACCGTGCACGGCATCGGCGAGGAACGCGCACGCGAAGGCCAGCCGCTGCGGCAGGTCCTCGGACCGCTCGTTTCGGCGCTATCGGGCCGCGTGCTCGTCGCTCACGGCGCCGCGATCGAGGTAGAGGTCATCGAGCGCACGACGCGCGCCTGTTTCGGCGAGGCGCTGCCGGTGCGCGCCATCTGCACGCTGGAACTGGAGCGCAGGCTTCACCCCAATCTGGTGGGCAGCGATGCCTATCGCCTCGCCGCCGTACGGGCGCGCTACAACCTTCCCGCCTACGACCAGCACGATGCGCTGTCGGACGCGCTGGCGGCGGCGGAACTGCTGCTGGCCCAGGCGCGCAGGCTGCCTGCCGACGTGCGGCTGGGCTCGGTCCTGCGGGGCTGA
- a CDS encoding polyhydroxyalkanoate depolymerase: MLYHAYELQRSWLSSASAWASIGAEMLSNPAMPFGYMGMGPVAASALEVFAHATATYGKPAWGIESVEAGGKHWPVVEATVLNRPFGDLKRFHRENLPDDAPRLLIVAPMSGHYATLLRGTVERMLENYVVYVTDWADARNVPLHEGQFDLDDYMDYVIEFLDHIGPGAHAMAVCQPSVPVFAATAIMNRDKHPCTPKTLTMMGGPIDTRCSPTSVNDLAMERPIEWFRHNVIATVPMQYRGAGRDVYPGFMQLAGFMSMNLGNHMMSHYEMFKHLTVGDEASAQATKDFYDEYRSVCDMTAEFYLQTVKEVFQDHAIPNGTFMHRGKLIDLGDITQTALLAIEGERDDISGLGQTKAALDLTPNLKASKKRYYMAEGAGHYGIFNGSRWRTKIAPVVEDFIAKHG, from the coding sequence ATGCTTTATCACGCCTATGAATTGCAGCGCAGCTGGCTGTCGAGCGCCAGCGCTTGGGCCTCGATCGGGGCCGAGATGCTGTCCAATCCCGCCATGCCCTTCGGCTACATGGGGATGGGGCCCGTCGCCGCGAGCGCGCTGGAAGTCTTCGCCCACGCCACTGCCACCTACGGCAAGCCGGCCTGGGGCATCGAAAGCGTGGAAGCGGGCGGCAAGCACTGGCCGGTGGTCGAGGCAACCGTGCTCAACAGGCCGTTCGGCGATCTGAAGCGCTTCCACCGCGAGAACCTGCCCGACGACGCCCCGCGACTCCTCATCGTCGCGCCGATGAGCGGGCACTACGCCACGCTGCTGCGCGGAACGGTCGAGCGGATGCTCGAAAACTACGTCGTCTACGTCACCGACTGGGCCGATGCGCGCAACGTGCCGCTGCACGAGGGGCAGTTCGACCTCGACGATTACATGGACTACGTCATCGAGTTCCTCGACCATATCGGTCCGGGAGCGCACGCGATGGCCGTGTGCCAGCCCTCGGTCCCCGTCTTCGCCGCGACGGCGATCATGAACCGCGACAAGCACCCTTGCACGCCGAAGACGCTGACCATGATGGGCGGCCCGATCGACACGCGCTGTTCGCCGACCAGCGTCAACGACCTTGCCATGGAACGCCCGATCGAGTGGTTCCGCCACAATGTCATCGCCACCGTGCCGATGCAGTATCGCGGCGCCGGGCGCGACGTGTACCCCGGTTTCATGCAGCTGGCCGGCTTCATGAGCATGAACCTCGGCAATCACATGATGAGCCACTACGAGATGTTCAAACACCTCACCGTAGGCGACGAGGCGAGCGCGCAGGCGACCAAGGATTTCTACGACGAATACCGCAGCGTCTGCGACATGACGGCGGAATTCTATCTCCAGACGGTCAAAGAGGTGTTCCAGGATCACGCGATCCCGAACGGCACTTTCATGCACCGCGGCAAGCTGATCGACCTCGGCGACATCACGCAGACCGCGCTGCTGGCGATCGAGGGTGAGCGCGACGACATTTCCGGCCTCGGCCAGACCAAGGCCGCGCTCGACCTGACGCCCAATCTCAAGGCTTCGAAGAAGCGCTACTACATGGCCGAAGGCGCCGGGCACTATGGCATCTTCAACGGCAGCAGGTGGCGCACGAAGATCGCCCCGGTGGTCGAGGATTTCATCGCCAAGCACGGCTGA